ACGACGAGCTTTTGGCTAAAGGTGGCTATTATAAAGATCTGTACCAAGCCCAATTTACCGAAGAAGCGTAATCGGTTTGCGTGGGCAGAAGCTGAGATAAAGAGTCTCAGCTTCTTTTAGATCAGCTGAACAAGCGATGATCCCATGTGTTATTGCGAGTGGCTGTTTATGCGTATTATCGTATCTGTTAGTTATTTGTTCACCGCTACCACTATTATCTTTGGTAGGTTGTGCAGTTGGTCCAACCATCGTCGGCAGTGTATCGTCTTTATTCGATGATAATTTACGTTATGGCTTTATGGCAGCCATTGTTTTCCCCCTTATTCTTGTTATTTGCACCATCATTTATAAATGGCAAATAAATTTGAAAGTATCAGTTGCTAAATTATAATTTAATTGGTAAAATTAATTTTTAATGAGAGAGCGGATAGAAAGAGGGGACATATATGAGCAATTATAGCAATCATCCAATTAGAATTGGAATCGTAGGTTACGGAAATTTGGGTAAAGGTGTGGAAACAGAATTGGCTTTTCATCCTGATATGACCCTAGTCGGTATTTTCTCAAGAAGAGATCCGCAAACGGTCGATAGTGAATCAGCTGTGTTTCACATGGATGATCTAGAAAACATGACTGATCAAATAGATGTACTTATTTTATGTGGTGGCTCAGCAACAGATATTCCTGAGCAGGCCCCAATTTTACAAAAACAATTTACAACGGTTAATGCATACGATAACCATGCAGAAATTCCAGCCCATTTTGATGTCATTGACGAATTAGCGAAGGCGCATCAAAATGTGGGGGTTATTGCAACAGGCTGGGATCCAGGTTTGTTTTCACTGAATCGTTTAGTAGCAGAGGCTGTTTTACCTAAAGGCGATACCTATACATTTTGGGGAAGTGGCGTGAGCCAAGGCCATAGTGATGCGATTAGACGTGTCAATGGTGTTAAATTAGGTGTTCAATACACCATACCGAATGAGTCATTAATTGAAGCGATCAAAGAAGGTGAAGAGGTTGCTTACACTAAAACGTCATCTCACAAACGCGTGTGTTATGTAGTAGCAGAAGCAGGAGCTGATCTAACAGCAATCTCAGAAACCATTAAAACGATGAAAGATTACTTTGATGGTTACGAGACAGAGGTTCATTTTATTGATGAAGCAGACTACTATAGAGATCATCAAGGCATGCCGCATGGTGGTCGTGTAATCCGCCGAGGCTATACAGATGACCAAACAATGGCTGTTTATGAGTTTGCCTTAGATTTGGGTAGCAAC
This genomic interval from Jeotgalibaca arthritidis contains the following:
- a CDS encoding diaminopimelate dehydrogenase; amino-acid sequence: MSNYSNHPIRIGIVGYGNLGKGVETELAFHPDMTLVGIFSRRDPQTVDSESAVFHMDDLENMTDQIDVLILCGGSATDIPEQAPILQKQFTTVNAYDNHAEIPAHFDVIDELAKAHQNVGVIATGWDPGLFSLNRLVAEAVLPKGDTYTFWGSGVSQGHSDAIRRVNGVKLGVQYTIPNESLIEAIKEGEEVAYTKTSSHKRVCYVVAEAGADLTAISETIKTMKDYFDGYETEVHFIDEADYYRDHQGMPHGGRVIRRGYTDDQTMAVYEFALDLGSNPQFTAAASIAYARAAYRLDQEGQYGAKSVFDIAPAYLSPKSGAELRKELL